A region of the Sander vitreus isolate 19-12246 chromosome 1, sanVit1, whole genome shotgun sequence genome:
TAAGTCTGGTTTGGATTGTTGCTAAGGATTTATGACAGCTGGTGAAAGTTGTTTAAATTTCCATGGCTGTAAATCAGGATCAGAAGGGATCCCATCTATCAATACTCTGGTCAGGCAAAAATCCCCTGCATTTCTCAGGAATTTGCTCCTGCTTTAACCAACCCTTGTGCTATTTTTAACCTGGTTTAAAAGCAGTGACTTTATTTGGAAGTCATGCTCAATCTTTGCTTAATCTCGTGCGTAAGAGAACCCTTGCATGTGCTTGCTCccttttttaaactaaacatggtcttcattttctttttagcttTGAGGTTATCTGTAGTCAAATCAGTAAGTGGTGCTTTTGTTGAAAATGTGCATGTTTCGCCTTTTATTTCACCACAACAAATGGAAGTACAACACTGTCACAGAAGGGACCCGTGAAGGCTTGCTCTCGAGCTCAAACTGAAGGTGCATGCAAGCAGGTTTCTCTTTATAGCAAGAAGCGTTCATGCCTGACTTCCTGCATGTGACTCCAGGGGGATAATTGGCTATCTTTCTTCCCCGCAGGGTTATGAAGGGTCACTGATTAAGTTAACATCAAAACAGGTGAGATGCCTTCCATCATAAAAAGAACCGCTTTAATGCTGTACTAAAATACTAAACGAATGTCCAGGCAGTCTCTTTGTAACTTTATCTTTGGACTTACGGACTTATATTGTCCTCTTGCTGATTTGTTttgatacacttttttttatttttttattttttattattataagataACATTTAATAATCAATATTTGACAAATGCAGGTTCTTGCGTATTAACATGGTCCCTCCGTTAGTGTCTGTTGTCACAGTGTGTTTCTTCCCTTTTGCCTTCCAGCCTGTTGGGTTTGTAACCTTTGACAGTCGTACTGGAGCTGAAGCTGCAAAAAATGCTCTAAATGTAAGCATTgccttatttttattatttccttttgtcttttgctgtttagattttccccttttttaaatctttaaatgttGCTTTGTATTTCTTAAAATTTGTTCTAACTTTGcttaaacctaaaaaaaaaaaaaaaaaaaaaaaaaataaaaaaagggagctttaaacttttttttttccccccataagAATCTCTCAAAGTCTACCCATTGTGTCTTCTACAATTCAATGGCAGGGCCATTTTTGGAAAGGGGCCAGAATCCCGTAGCCTTACGGTAGTTTACTTTGACCTTGATACACAACCCTTCTTAGTCTGGTATAGCTTTCCCAATTTTGCATATCACTGCTTATTGTAATACTTGTTCTGTAGCCACATGTGTAGTGTTATTTGGACACATCTGAAGTAGTGTAACCTCTAATTTTGTCACCAAGTAGCCCACGTATCTGGCAGTATCTAACACTTTGCTCTCATACCCTAGCCTTCTTCATGAGCATCACCTCTtagacacagcagacacacacacacacacaccaaagtacTACTCACCTGCATGTGGGCACAACGCTTAGGGCACAAGAACACAAGCAGGGTTCAGCCACCCAAAAGGAATTGGACTCAAAAGTCTTGCCATTGGCCCTTTTCctcatctccctctcctcctgacACCTTTAGCCGCATATGCTCTTGATTTCGTCATGAGGAAAAAGAGATGCAAgcatgttgaaatatttcaggaGTGTATCCTTCAGTCTGCCCTTTATTTTGAAGACGTGACCTTTTTATGAACATTTTAAGACCAGTGTTCAGCTCAAGGGAAGCTTGAAGGATACATCGCGAGTATTTGAACACAGCTTTAGGAAAGGAGGCCATGTGAGACTACTGAGCTACAGCCCCTCAAACTCAGCCCACCTCCCTTACGATACTatgtcccccccctcccccctcctccgtctctcccCCAGGGTATCCGTTTTGACCCCGAAAGTCCCCAGACCCTGCGCTTAGAGTTTGCTAAAGCCAACACGAAGATGGCAAAGAGTAAGCTGATGGCCACACCGAACCCCACAAATATCCACCCTGCTCTAGGAGCACACTTCATTGCACGGGACCCATGTAAGTTGTACGGCTGCACCACTCTAGGCTCTCTCATCCACTCTCACTTTGGCAATGCCAGTACTCaagtgcccaaaaaaaaaaaaaaaaactgtctcagGATATTGAGGTATTAAAGACAAATGAGCAGTGGTTAAAAACAGTATCTAACAAATTAAAGACTAACTCACCTCCACATGCATGTGATCTCGACTCTTTAAGACAGCCGCTTTGCTTCTGTACAGCTAGGAAATTCCACTCTCACAGGGTTTAGTCAGAAGTTGTCTCATCTCTTTCTCAAAACACCTGCTTGATTCAGTAGTTTGACAGGTGATGGATAATAGTTTTAAACTGCATTCAGACCAGATTTCATGGGCAGAATTTACTCGTGGGTTGTGACAAAAAGCAAGAGGGGACATGAAACCATGTGGGTAGAGTTGTAAACAAGATGTGGGAAAATCGCAGTTCATAAAAggtactatatactatactaggTCCTTGCACTCACTGCAGCCAAACAGCGTCCTTTTTTCTCTGCCGCTTGTATTTCACCGTGCAGTAATAAAACAAGACTATAACGAATATATTGCGATCGGCTCCACCTACTCTCAAACTGACTAGATATTTGGAAAGCCTCACAATTACGCGAGTCCAGTCCGATTTTGAACTGTGGGAAGGGAAAAAGGCAGTCAATTCTCAACTAGAAGCGAATGTGTCCCGGCCCATTCaacatagaaatgaatggggaGTGAAATCAGGTCTGACTGCATCTTTTTAGGGTTGTaaaagtttttatattttagtgaCCGTTCAAGCTATTACTACAGTAAGATTTGTCAGCAGTAAACCTAAAAGCCACATCATGACACAACAAACCCCTTTTTGCAGCATGTTTTGATGACACGTGTTCTTATTTAGCCTCTGTACTTATTTGCTTACATGATAAAAGTCTGTATGTTGAAGGGTAGGTCAGTCAGCTGTGTTTCATCCCGCCCTGTGCTTCCCCAGATGATCTGACAGGGGCAGCACTGATCCCAGCATCTCCGGATGCCTGGACTCCTTACCCGCTGTACACCACGGAGCTGACCCCAGGTCTCCCTCACGCAGCCTTCACTTACCCGGcggctgctgccgctgctgcagcCCTCCACGCCCAGGTGAGGGACCAACCGGTGTGTGTTTCTCCTATTTTCCTGAGTATTGTCTAGTACACACTCAGCATAATACAGGGAACCTTTTTGTAGAGACGCAGAATGAATGCCTCCAACCAGGTGCATTCCTAATCCTAAAACGTAAACATAAAATGAGATGATTAAGGATGCACCACTGCAATTGGTAGTGCAACATGGTGCACTTTCAAAGCAGAGGTTGAGTCTTGAAACCATCCCAGTGGTCCTCAGAGGTATTACAATAACATCACAAAGACTTGTGTTGCTGAAGCCAGCCCAGATGTCAAGTCTGCAAGTCACTGTTGGCTGCACAACTTGTGCCCAGTCTTTATATTATAAAATGGAAGTTAAAATCATGAGTTATATTGTAATGTCATTTTGAAATGGAAAAACCTAAGTGATGTGTGCG
Encoded here:
- the LOC144529536 gene encoding RNA-binding protein, mRNA-processing factor 2a isoform X1; translated protein: MILSRNTSTTKISSDTPPSSSARPHLGTSLKFKRHQDFHCSFRRTWGKYHTAKKNLIFCAAAAAAEATANMSLKADAEPSNNVSIEEEVRTLFVSGLPVDIKPRELYLLFRPFKGYEGSLIKLTSKQPVGFVTFDSRTGAEAAKNALNGIRFDPESPQTLRLEFAKANTKMAKSKLMATPNPTNIHPALGAHFIARDPYDLTGAALIPASPDAWTPYPLYTTELTPGLPHAAFTYPAAAAAAAALHAQVRDQPMRWYPTPSETSQPGWKSRQFC